In Panacibacter ginsenosidivorans, the following proteins share a genomic window:
- the rplK gene encoding 50S ribosomal protein L11: protein MAKEITGFVKLQVKGGQANPAPPVGPALGSKGVNIMEFCKQFNARTQDKMGKVVPVLITVYADKSFDFIIKTAPAAVQLMEAAKIQKGSKESNRAKVGKVNWAQVEAIAKDKMSDLNCFTVESAMKMVAGTARSMGLTVEGNAPWAN, encoded by the coding sequence ATGGCTAAAGAAATCACAGGTTTCGTAAAGCTGCAGGTTAAAGGCGGTCAAGCCAACCCTGCACCTCCGGTGGGTCCTGCGCTTGGTTCTAAAGGCGTAAATATCATGGAGTTCTGCAAACAATTCAATGCAAGAACCCAGGACAAAATGGGAAAAGTTGTTCCCGTTCTCATCACCGTTTATGCTGATAAGTCTTTCGACTTCATCATTAAAACTGCTCCTGCTGCTGTTCAGTTAATGGAAGCTGCAAAAATTCAGAAAGGTTCTAAGGAAAGCAATCGTGCTAAAGTTGGTAAAGTAAACTGGGCACAGGTTGAGGCTATCGCTAAAGACAAAATGAGCGACCTTAACTGTTTTACTGTTGAAAGTGCCATGAAAATGGTGGCCGGTACTGCACGCAGTATGGGTTTAACAGTAGAAGGCAATGCTCCGTGGGCAAATTAA
- the rplA gene encoding 50S ribosomal protein L1, whose product MAKISKKRKVAEAKIDKTKVYSLKEASTLVKDITTAKFDASVDLHIRLGVDPKKADQQVRGTVTLPHGTGKTKRVLVLCTPDKEADARNAGADYVGLDEFITKIEGGWTDVDVIVATPSVMPKIGKLGKILGPRNLMPNPKTGTVTNDVAAAVNEVKGGKIAFKVDKAGIVHASIGRISFAPEKIADNSNEFINAIIKLKPSAAKGIYVKGVSMASSMSPGITIDTKAFHN is encoded by the coding sequence ATGGCAAAGATTTCCAAAAAAAGAAAAGTAGCGGAAGCGAAAATCGATAAAACAAAAGTGTACTCTTTAAAAGAAGCTTCTACACTTGTAAAAGATATTACAACTGCAAAATTTGATGCTTCTGTGGATCTGCATATCCGTTTGGGTGTTGATCCTAAAAAAGCAGACCAGCAGGTACGTGGTACCGTAACACTTCCGCATGGTACCGGTAAAACAAAACGTGTATTGGTTTTGTGCACACCTGATAAAGAAGCTGATGCAAGAAATGCAGGCGCTGATTATGTTGGTCTTGATGAATTCATTACTAAAATTGAAGGTGGCTGGACAGATGTAGACGTAATCGTTGCTACACCGTCTGTGATGCCTAAGATTGGTAAACTGGGTAAAATACTTGGTCCACGTAACTTAATGCCAAACCCAAAGACTGGTACAGTAACTAATGATGTTGCTGCTGCTGTTAATGAAGTTAAAGGCGGTAAGATCGCTTTCAAAGTTGATAAAGCTGGTATCGTTCATGCTTCTATCGGCCGTATATCATTTGCTCCTGAAAAGATCGCTGATAACAGCAATGAGTTCATCAATGCAATTATCAAACTGAAACCTTCTGCAGCTAAAGGTATTTATGTAAAAGGCGTAAGCATGGCAAGCTCAATGAGCCCGGGTATTACTATTGACACAAAAGCATTCCATAACTAA
- the rplJ gene encoding 50S ribosomal protein L10 — protein MNKDQKNEVIEALKEKFNQYNNFYVTNTESLTVAQVTKLRRICFDKNVEMKVAKNTLIKKALESIDSTKFTGVYESLNGVTALLFSENAKEPALIISSFRAESKGEKPVLKAAYIDSSIFVGDKELESLKTLKSKNDLIGEIIGLLQSPAKNVISGLNAGGKLASLVKALEERAQA, from the coding sequence ATGAATAAAGATCAAAAAAATGAAGTGATTGAAGCGCTCAAAGAGAAATTCAATCAATACAATAACTTCTACGTTACCAATACTGAATCATTAACAGTTGCACAGGTTACCAAACTGCGCCGCATATGTTTCGATAAAAATGTAGAAATGAAAGTGGCTAAAAACACTTTGATAAAAAAAGCACTTGAATCAATTGACAGCACAAAATTCACAGGTGTTTACGAAAGCCTGAATGGTGTAACTGCATTGCTTTTCAGCGAGAATGCGAAAGAGCCTGCTTTGATCATCAGCAGCTTCCGTGCAGAATCAAAAGGCGAAAAACCTGTATTGAAAGCAGCTTATATAGACAGTTCAATTTTCGTTGGCGATAAAGAACTTGAATCGCTTAAAACACTTAAGAGCAAGAACGATCTTATCGGCGAAATCATTGGTTTATTACAGTCCCCTGCAAAGAATGTTATCAGCGGCTTAAATGCTGGTGGCAAACTTGCAAGCTTAGTAAAAGCATTGGAAGAAAGAGCGCAAGCTTAA
- the rplL gene encoding 50S ribosomal protein L7/L12, with protein sequence MADLKAFAEQLVGLTVKEVNELAKILKEEYGIEPAAAAVAVAAGPAAAGPAAAEEKTAFDVVLKAAGPNKLNVVKIVKELTGLGLKEAKDLVDGAPKPVKEGVSKAEAADLEAKLKEAGAEVEVK encoded by the coding sequence ATGGCAGACTTAAAAGCATTTGCTGAACAACTGGTAGGCTTAACTGTTAAAGAAGTTAACGAGTTAGCTAAAATTTTGAAAGAAGAATACGGTATTGAACCTGCTGCTGCAGCTGTAGCTGTTGCTGCTGGTCCTGCTGCTGCTGGTCCTGCTGCTGCAGAAGAAAAAACTGCTTTCGACGTAGTATTGAAAGCTGCTGGTCCTAACAAACTGAACGTTGTTAAGATTGTTAAAGAATTAACTGGCTTAGGCTTGAAAGAAGCTAAAGACTTAGTTGATGGTGCTCCAAAACCAGTTAAAGAAGGCGTTTCTAAAGCAGAAGCTGCTGATCTTGAAGCTAAGCTGAAAGAAGCTGGTGCTGAAGTAGAAGTAAAATAA
- a CDS encoding molybdopterin molybdotransferase MoeA, translating into MVTVEQAEKIVLAQIKDYGTEQMYFENALGRVLAEDVKADRDLPPYDRVTMDGIAIQFESFEKGNYSFKIIGTQAAGDTPIEITNFDECVEIMTGAALPSTTDTVIRYEDLNIKDGIATVTINTVTKNQSIHFRGRDKKQNEVVVKANQVVSPVIIQMTAAVGKDKLLVKKLPKVVIISSGDELIKVNETPTPYQIRKSNNYTIKAALQQYRINAEMIHIPDDAEITRKEIEKCLQQYDVIILSGGVSEGKFDYIPKALETCGVEKLFHKVQQRPGKPFWFGKHNNGVLVYAFPGNPVSTFMCLHRYFLLWLEQSLNIVKEPMYAQLNKDFVFNPALQYFLQVQLTINNNGTLLATPVEGNGSGDFANLLGTDAFMELPLEQNKFTKGEVYRIWQFSLASKW; encoded by the coding sequence ATGGTAACAGTTGAACAGGCAGAAAAAATCGTTCTGGCACAAATTAAAGACTACGGAACTGAGCAAATGTATTTTGAGAACGCATTAGGTCGTGTGCTGGCAGAAGATGTAAAAGCAGATCGTGATCTGCCACCTTATGATCGCGTAACTATGGATGGCATCGCTATACAATTCGAATCATTTGAAAAAGGAAATTATTCATTTAAAATAATCGGAACACAAGCCGCTGGCGATACACCTATTGAAATAACAAACTTTGATGAATGCGTTGAAATAATGACTGGCGCTGCTTTGCCGTCAACGACAGATACCGTAATCAGATATGAAGACCTTAATATAAAAGATGGCATAGCAACGGTAACCATAAATACAGTTACAAAAAATCAAAGCATACATTTTAGAGGTAGAGATAAAAAGCAGAATGAAGTTGTTGTAAAAGCAAACCAGGTTGTTTCTCCTGTAATTATTCAAATGACAGCGGCTGTTGGTAAAGATAAATTGCTTGTAAAAAAGTTACCAAAAGTCGTTATCATTTCTTCCGGTGATGAGTTGATTAAGGTAAATGAAACACCAACGCCGTATCAAATAAGAAAATCAAACAACTATACTATAAAAGCTGCATTGCAACAATACAGGATCAATGCAGAAATGATCCATATTCCTGATGATGCAGAGATAACAAGAAAAGAAATAGAAAAATGTTTACAGCAATATGATGTGATCATATTAAGTGGCGGCGTCTCAGAAGGTAAGTTTGATTACATACCAAAGGCGTTGGAAACATGTGGCGTTGAGAAACTATTTCATAAAGTGCAACAAAGACCAGGAAAGCCTTTTTGGTTTGGTAAACATAATAATGGCGTATTGGTTTATGCATTTCCGGGAAATCCTGTTTCTACATTCATGTGCCTGCATCGTTACTTTTTACTTTGGTTAGAACAATCCTTGAATATTGTAAAAGAGCCAATGTATGCCCAATTGAATAAAGATTTTGTTTTCAATCCCGCACTTCAATATTTTTTGCAGGTGCAGTTAACTATAAACAATAACGGAACATTACTTGCAACACCTGTTGAAGGAAATGGCTCAGGAGATTTTGCAAATTTGCTGGGGACAGATGCATTTATGGAACTTCCGTTAGAACAGAATAAATTTACAAAAGGAGAAGTGTATAGAATATGGCAATTTTCATTGGCAAGTAAATGGTAA
- the moaC gene encoding cyclic pyranopterin monophosphate synthase MoaC produces the protein MNDFTHIDDQGKVKMVDVSEKKISYRVAKARSIVHLPDAVLAKISDGDIQTKKGSVFQTAIIAGIMAAKKTGELIPLCHPLGLENCDITIQLNDENELVIDCTTSITAKTGVEMEALMGASVAALTVYDMCKALSHEIVIKETKLMEKTGGKNDFKRS, from the coding sequence ATGAACGATTTTACGCATATAGATGACCAGGGAAAAGTGAAGATGGTTGATGTTAGCGAAAAGAAAATTTCTTACCGCGTTGCCAAAGCAAGAAGCATTGTGCATTTGCCTGATGCTGTACTTGCGAAGATTAGCGATGGTGATATTCAAACAAAGAAAGGCTCGGTGTTTCAAACAGCGATCATTGCAGGTATCATGGCTGCGAAGAAAACGGGAGAATTGATTCCGTTATGTCATCCGTTGGGTTTGGAAAATTGTGATATAACGATTCAACTGAATGATGAAAATGAGTTGGTGATTGATTGTACAACAAGTATTACTGCGAAGACCGGCGTTGAAATGGAAGCGCTAATGGGTGCATCAGTTGCAGCATTAACGGTGTATGATATGTGTAAAGCATTGAGTCACGAGATTGTGATAAAAGAAACGAAGTTGATGGAAAAAACAGGAGGTAAAAATGATTTCAAAAGATCATAA
- a CDS encoding NTP transferase domain-containing protein, with protein MISKDHKKHSDIARPSLGNFGRNEFAIVGTTCDNVKALSAAVIKALSSKYKCAYIDADHKDKNATVQTQEAFIEFTDKISYKEFRYTKDADKFQYHQFFNEIDLILVNGNHNEASKQIIVIDKVKEASLLKRASQLSNVQLILLHDNADGIFDFIKEAVPNWQQLPILALREENNIVEFLEKQLGKSIPVLNGLVLAGGKSVRMGFDKTVIEWHGKDQRSYMADTLKEICDDVFISCRSEQRDEIKNYKTIPDTFTGLGPYGAILSAFRENPDAAWFVAASDLPLIDNETLVYLIQHRDNSKVATTFESPHDGFPEPLITIWEPKAYPILLSFLAQGYSCPRKVLRNNDVHIIKALHPEKLMNVNTEAELVEAKTLLGNKTALA; from the coding sequence ATGATTTCAAAAGATCATAAAAAACACAGCGACATTGCAAGACCATCATTGGGGAATTTTGGTCGCAATGAGTTTGCCATTGTTGGAACAACATGCGATAATGTGAAAGCCTTATCTGCAGCGGTTATCAAGGCATTGTCTTCAAAATATAAATGTGCTTATATAGATGCGGATCATAAAGATAAAAATGCAACTGTGCAAACACAGGAAGCGTTTATTGAATTCACAGATAAAATTTCTTACAAAGAATTTCGCTATACAAAAGATGCAGATAAATTTCAGTATCATCAATTTTTTAATGAAATTGATTTGATTCTTGTGAATGGCAATCACAATGAAGCTTCAAAACAAATTATTGTTATTGATAAAGTAAAAGAAGCTTCGTTATTAAAAAGAGCTTCGCAGTTAAGCAATGTACAGCTGATTCTATTACATGATAATGCAGATGGGATTTTTGATTTTATAAAAGAAGCTGTTCCAAACTGGCAACAATTACCAATTCTTGCATTACGTGAAGAAAATAACATTGTTGAGTTTCTTGAAAAACAATTAGGAAAAAGTATTCCTGTCTTAAATGGCTTGGTATTAGCCGGTGGCAAAAGTGTAAGAATGGGTTTTGATAAAACGGTGATTGAATGGCATGGAAAAGATCAACGCAGTTATATGGCTGATACATTGAAAGAAATTTGCGACGATGTTTTTATATCCTGCAGAAGCGAGCAGCGGGATGAAATAAAAAATTACAAAACCATTCCTGATACATTTACAGGCCTTGGACCTTACGGTGCAATACTTTCTGCATTCCGCGAAAACCCTGATGCAGCCTGGTTTGTAGCAGCAAGCGATCTTCCTTTGATTGATAATGAAACATTGGTTTATTTAATTCAGCACAGAGATAATTCAAAGGTTGCAACAACTTTTGAAAGTCCACATGATGGTTTTCCTGAACCGCTGATTACCATATGGGAACCAAAAGCATATCCTATCTTACTTTCTTTTTTAGCACAAGGTTATTCATGCCCAAGAAAAGTGTTGCGTAATAATGATGTGCACATTATTAAAGCTTTACATCCTGAGAAATTGATGAATGTAAACACAGAAGCAGAACTTGTTGAAGCAAAGACTTTATTGGGAAATAAAACTGCACTTGCATAA
- the moeB gene encoding HesA/MoeB/ThiF family protein, with protein MNAELLRYSCQINLPGFDEAAQQKLKDARVLVVGAGGLGCPSAQYLAAAGIGNLTIADDDVVSIGNLHRQILYTPQEVGLKKAVLATQKLQQQNPQIKITALDKRINSENAFDILRDFDIILDGTDNFDTRYLLNDACVMLNKPLVYGAIYQYEGQVAVWNALNNDGTRTPHYRDVFPEVDAAQIPNCAEGGVIPTLAGIIGCMQANEAIKFITGIGEILAGKIIMFDAQTMQSRVIKIGNVSKVNIQQINKTVTVPIISINDLKETLEKNIYELIDVRTIEERNNFNIGGTHIPVTSLENQLHSLDTTKPIIFYCASGKRSAEAVKMFRKIHPSTEVYSLEGGMKAWMEALY; from the coding sequence ATGAACGCAGAACTTTTAAGATATAGTTGCCAAATAAACCTGCCAGGTTTTGACGAAGCTGCTCAACAAAAATTAAAAGATGCAAGAGTGTTGGTTGTAGGCGCCGGTGGTTTGGGTTGTCCGTCTGCGCAATACCTTGCTGCTGCCGGCATTGGTAATCTTACTATAGCAGATGATGACGTTGTTTCAATCGGCAATCTTCACAGACAAATTTTATATACACCACAGGAAGTTGGTTTAAAAAAAGCTGTGCTTGCAACACAAAAATTACAACAGCAAAATCCACAAATAAAGATCACCGCACTTGATAAAAGGATCAATTCAGAAAATGCATTCGATATACTTCGCGACTTTGATATAATTCTTGACGGCACTGATAATTTCGATACACGTTATTTATTGAATGATGCATGCGTGATGTTGAATAAACCATTAGTGTATGGTGCTATCTATCAGTATGAAGGACAAGTAGCAGTTTGGAATGCATTAAATAACGACGGAACACGAACACCGCATTACCGTGATGTGTTTCCAGAAGTTGATGCGGCACAAATTCCAAATTGCGCAGAAGGTGGGGTAATTCCGACGCTGGCGGGCATTATAGGCTGTATGCAGGCGAATGAAGCAATCAAATTTATTACAGGTATTGGTGAAATATTGGCGGGAAAAATTATAATGTTTGATGCGCAAACAATGCAAAGCCGTGTTATAAAAATTGGCAATGTTAGTAAAGTAAACATTCAGCAAATTAATAAAACAGTAACTGTTCCAATTATCTCGATCAATGATCTTAAAGAAACGCTTGAAAAAAATATCTATGAATTGATAGATGTACGCACAATTGAAGAAAGAAATAATTTCAACATTGGCGGCACACATATTCCAGTTACTTCTTTGGAAAATCAACTTCATTCACTCGATACAACTAAGCCAATTATTTTTTACTGTGCATCTGGTAAGCGAAGTGCAGAAGCTGTAAAAATGTTTAGGAAAATTCATCCTTCAACCGAAGTATATTCTTTGGAAGGAGGTATGAAAGCATGGATGGAAGCACTTTATTAA
- the nudK gene encoding GDP-mannose pyrophosphatase NudK — translation MNERIKIKKTEILSDNWYTLRKITYDYFKNNGTWQTQSREAYDRGNGATILLYNKEHKKVILTRQFRLPSFINGNETGMLIEACAGLLDKDNPEDCIRRETEEETGYKISQVRKIFEAYMSPGSVTEILYFFVAEYEDSMKMHGGGGIDHEQEDIEVLELSLDKAMQMIEEGEIKDGKTIMLLQYAKLNNLV, via the coding sequence ATGAATGAAAGAATAAAAATTAAAAAGACAGAAATACTTTCAGACAATTGGTACACATTACGAAAAATAACTTACGACTATTTTAAAAATAATGGTACCTGGCAAACACAAAGCCGGGAGGCCTATGATAGAGGAAACGGTGCTACAATACTTCTGTATAATAAAGAGCATAAAAAAGTTATTCTTACGAGACAATTCCGTTTACCAAGTTTTATAAATGGGAACGAAACAGGAATGCTGATTGAAGCCTGTGCAGGCCTGCTGGATAAAGACAATCCCGAAGATTGCATTCGCCGGGAGACTGAAGAAGAAACAGGTTATAAAATATCTCAGGTAAGAAAAATATTTGAAGCTTATATGTCGCCAGGTTCTGTTACAGAAATACTTTATTTTTTTGTTGCAGAATATGAAGATTCTATGAAAATGCATGGAGGTGGAGGCATAGACCATGAACAGGAAGATATAGAAGTATTGGAACTATCACTTGACAAGGCAATGCAAATGATAGAAGAAGGCGAAATAAAAGACGGCAAGACTATAATGTTATTACAATATGCAAAACTTAATAACCTGGTTTAA
- a CDS encoding reprolysin-like metallopeptidase: MKKLLLLSLVCGGFMMSVHAQNDKALWKPTAESALSQKAKDEFGKHFKPAAYKFFSLKEDDLRNDLITAPAEKSIVISKSGKFIAVPDAEGNMQRFRIAEVPVMAPQLAAKYPGVKTYIGQGVEDKTATIHFDVTPAGFHAVVMSASKPTYYINPVDNANKVYIVNARNPGDKSAGFKCDIDKSLLITSNGSTDKSSTVTGNADDGKLRTYDLALCVNGEFSQTFLDGSETNDAQRIAKVMNVLITCIVRANAVYERDFGIRLQYVANEDTLIFLDPATDPWPTKPPLFGTSWNSKTQQTIDARIGSANYDVGHLLGKVPTFGDNNGNAGCIGCVCTSGAKGSGFSAYYDPTLIDYMVIDYWTHEMGHQFGANHTFDFSSEGTQAQIEPGSGSTIMGYAGITGSTDIQPHSDDLFSVVSIAQVANNIKSGSSSTCPAITNTGNTAPLANAGADYTIPKSTPFILTGTGSDIDGADALTYIWEQADVFEKTTSNTFPSATSTTGPVFRVYNDSTLPVRVFPALSTILAGQTSSTWEALPSVARDLSFRFTVRDNHVGGGNNMTDEMKVTVASTAGPFVVTQPNTNVSWVGGSQQTITWDVAATNNAPVSCANVKISLSTDGGNTFNTVLAASTPNDGSQVVTLPSVNSTQCRIKVEAVGNIFFDISNANFTISGGGPACPGQYDTNNNNKPQTASVIPLNTDVYGTIGVSGDKDFYRFTITTDGTINITLTNVPADYDITLINSSNTIIGQSRKKGTTDESISTTVIAGDYAVRVTAKNGVFDAANCYTLKVATGTASLGIAAASADAVSSKVLFKIYPNPVTSTLYINLPSSSLQHEIKVYDVNGKVVAMQKATQQLVQINLSRIVAGVYYVKVINSNGKEVYASSFIKQ; encoded by the coding sequence ATGAAAAAACTTTTACTCCTGTCATTGGTATGTGGAGGATTTATGATGTCCGTACATGCTCAGAATGATAAGGCTTTATGGAAACCAACCGCTGAATCCGCTCTAAGCCAAAAGGCTAAAGATGAGTTTGGCAAGCATTTTAAACCTGCCGCTTACAAATTTTTCAGCTTAAAAGAAGATGACTTAAGGAATGATCTGATTACTGCCCCTGCTGAAAAATCAATAGTAATCTCAAAGTCTGGTAAGTTTATAGCTGTTCCTGATGCAGAAGGCAACATGCAAAGATTTCGTATTGCAGAAGTACCTGTAATGGCTCCACAACTGGCAGCAAAATATCCCGGCGTCAAAACTTATATCGGCCAGGGTGTTGAGGATAAAACTGCAACTATTCATTTTGATGTTACACCTGCCGGTTTTCATGCAGTAGTTATGTCTGCTTCAAAACCTACCTATTACATCAATCCCGTTGACAACGCTAATAAAGTATATATTGTAAATGCAAGAAACCCCGGTGATAAATCTGCTGGTTTTAAATGCGATATAGACAAATCATTATTAATTACCAGCAATGGCAGTACAGACAAATCATCCACCGTAACCGGTAATGCAGATGATGGTAAACTTCGCACGTATGATCTTGCCCTTTGCGTAAACGGAGAATTCTCTCAAACCTTTCTTGATGGCTCAGAAACGAACGATGCACAAAGAATAGCTAAAGTAATGAATGTATTAATCACATGTATCGTAAGAGCAAATGCAGTGTATGAAAGAGATTTTGGTATCAGGTTGCAGTATGTAGCCAATGAAGACACGTTAATATTCCTTGATCCTGCAACGGATCCATGGCCCACCAAACCACCATTATTTGGTACTTCATGGAATTCTAAAACACAACAAACGATAGATGCACGCATTGGTTCAGCCAATTATGACGTTGGACACCTTCTTGGTAAAGTGCCAACCTTTGGTGATAACAATGGTAATGCAGGTTGCATTGGTTGTGTTTGTACAAGTGGTGCAAAAGGAAGTGGGTTTTCTGCTTATTATGACCCAACGCTTATAGATTACATGGTTATTGATTACTGGACACACGAAATGGGTCACCAGTTTGGCGCCAACCACACATTCGATTTTAGCAGCGAAGGCACACAGGCGCAAATAGAACCCGGCAGTGGATCTACTATTATGGGTTATGCTGGTATTACCGGCAGCACAGATATACAACCACATTCTGATGACCTGTTTAGTGTTGTAAGTATCGCACAGGTTGCAAACAATATCAAATCTGGTTCAAGCAGCACTTGCCCTGCAATAACCAATACAGGCAATACTGCACCATTGGCCAATGCAGGTGCTGATTACACTATTCCTAAATCAACTCCTTTTATTTTAACAGGTACCGGATCTGATATTGATGGAGCAGATGCACTTACTTATATCTGGGAGCAGGCAGATGTTTTTGAAAAGACCACTTCAAATACTTTCCCTTCTGCTACTTCAACAACAGGTCCTGTATTCCGCGTTTATAATGACAGTACACTGCCAGTGAGAGTATTTCCTGCGCTATCAACAATCCTGGCAGGTCAAACATCTTCTACGTGGGAAGCCTTGCCTTCGGTAGCACGTGACCTCAGTTTCCGTTTTACGGTAAGAGACAATCATGTTGGAGGCGGAAATAATATGACTGATGAAATGAAAGTAACGGTTGCATCAACAGCTGGGCCGTTTGTAGTTACACAACCCAATACAAATGTTTCCTGGGTTGGTGGGTCTCAGCAAACAATTACCTGGGATGTTGCTGCTACTAATAATGCACCTGTTAGCTGTGCTAATGTCAAGATCAGTCTTTCAACTGATGGTGGAAATACATTCAATACAGTTCTTGCAGCAAGCACACCAAACGATGGCAGCCAGGTAGTAACACTTCCTTCTGTAAACAGCACACAGTGCCGTATAAAAGTTGAAGCTGTTGGAAATATTTTCTTTGATATTTCAAACGCCAATTTTACCATCAGCGGTGGCGGCCCTGCCTGCCCGGGCCAGTATGATACCAACAATAATAACAAGCCTCAAACGGCTTCTGTTATTCCTTTGAATACTGATGTTTATGGAACCATTGGTGTTTCGGGTGATAAAGATTTCTACAGGTTTACCATCACAACGGATGGAACTATTAATATTACACTTACAAATGTTCCGGCAGATTATGACATTACACTTATCAATAGTTCTAACACAATTATAGGACAATCAAGAAAAAAAGGAACAACCGATGAAAGCATTAGTACTACTGTAATTGCAGGCGATTATGCAGTACGTGTAACAGCAAAGAATGGAGTTTTTGATGCTGCTAATTGCTACACGCTAAAAGTGGCAACAGGCACCGCTTCACTTGGCATTGCAGCTGCATCTGCAGATGCAGTTTCTTCTAAAGTGTTATTTAAGATTTATCCAAATCCTGTTACGTCTACATTATATATAAACCTGCCTTCATCTTCTTTACAACATGAAATAAAAGTTTATGATGTAAATGGAAAAGTAGTCGCCATGCAGAAAGCAACGCAACAACTGGTGCAGATTAATTTAAGCAGAATTGTTGCAGGTGTATACTATGTAAAAGTTATAAACAGTAATGGCAAAGAAGTGTATGCTTCCAGCTTTATAAAACAATAA